A window of Chloroflexota bacterium genomic DNA:
CAATTACTACTTCTGCAACCCCCACCCCTTAGGGTGGTGGACTTACGCAAATAGAGCGTTTCAGATTAGGAGGCCACGTATGACTTATAAAGTCAATCGCGCAGTGGTCATCGGCTCCGGCACTATGGGGGCGGCATTAGCCGCTCACCTGGCAAATGCTGGCGTTCCTGTGACCCTGCTAGACATTGTCCCCCGGGAATTGACCGAGGCAGAAAAAGCCAAAGGCCTGACCCTGGAAAATCCCGCCGTGCGCAACCGCATTGTCAACGCCGGATTGCAAGCCGCGGTTAAATCACGCCCAGCCAGCTTTTTCGCTAAAGACCTGGCTGAAATGGTCGCCACCGGCAACCTGGAAGATGATTTCGACGTTATCGCTGAAGCCGATTGGGTGATTGAAGCGATTATCGAAAATTTGAAAATCAAACAAGATTTGATGGCGCGCATCGACGCCATTCGCGCGGAACATTGCATCATCAGCACGAACACCTCGGGCATCCCCGTCGCTGATATTGCGGCAGGCCGCTCAGAGGGATTCCGACAGCACTTCCTCGGCACACACTTCTTCAATCCGCCGCGCTATCTCAAATTGCTGGAGATCATCCCCACCGCGGAGACCAGCCCCGAGGTCGTCCGTTTCATCAGCCATTTTGGTGAGTATCGCCTCGGCAAAGGCATCGTCCCCTGTAAAGATACCCCCAATTTCATCGCCAATCGGCTTGGCTTCGGCAGCGGTGCCTTCACACTCGATTATGTTCTCGAGCATGGCTACACCATCCCCGAAGTAGATGCTATCACCGGCCCGCCAATGGGCCGCCCTAAAACCGCCACCTTCCGCCTGATCGACCTGGTAGGTGTGGATGTTTGGGAGCATGTCGGTACAAATTTGGCGGCAGCCATCCCCCACGATGCGCACGCCTTGAAATATCTCAATTCCGACAAAGCTAATAACCTGATCCACAATATGGTCGAAAAAGGCCGTCTGGGCAATAAAACCAAACAAGGCTTTTTCAAGGTTGTCAAGAAAGCTGGCGGCAAAGAATTCTGGTCGCTCAATCTCGAAACGTTGGAATATGAACTCCCCGAAGGCAAACCACGCTTTGATTCGATTGGCGCAGCCAAAGGCAAAGAGACATTGGCCGAAAAGCTCGAAGTGCTGTTGGCCGCGGATGACCGCGCTGGGCAACTTGTGCAAGCCATGACCTATCAGGGTCTGGCCTACGCCTCCGAGCGCGTTCCCGAAGTGGCCGATACCCCCAAACCCATCGACGATGCTATGCGCTGGGGCTTCGGACATCAGGCTGGCCCCTTTGAAACCTGGGATATGATCGGTGTTGCCAAAGCCAGTGCGGCCATGAAAACTGCCGGATTTGCCCCCGCGCCCTGGGTGGCCGAGATGCTGGCAAAAGGCTTTGAGACGTTCTACCAGTACGAGGGAGACCAGAAAGTCGGCGCGTACAACCCCGGGCTGGCTGCCTACGAAAAGATTATTCGCACACCGGGCTTGATTCTGCTCAATGAGCAAAAAGATGCCGGGAAGATTGTTGCCCAGAACCCCGGGGCGACTCTGGTGGATATTGGCGACGGCGTAGCCTGCGTTGAATTCCAGACCAAAATGAACACCATTGACGACGATCTGCTGAAGATGATGAACGAAGCCATGGATCGCGCCGAAGCAGGCGAATTTGAGGGCCTCGTCATCAGCAGCGATCACGATCGCGCTTTCTGCGCCGGAGCGAATCTGTTCGGCGTGGTGATGGCCGCGCAAAACGGCATGTGGGATCAACTCGAAGGCATTGTCAAGATGCTGCAAGATACCATGATGCGTGTGCGTTACTGTCCCAAGCCGGTGGTTGTGGCCCCCTTTGGGCTGACCCTGGGCGGCGGCGGCGAAATTACCATGCACGGTAGCCGAGTTGTAGCCGCAGCCGAGTTGTATATCGGCCAGGTTGAATTGGGCGCGGGCGTGATCCCCGCGGGCGGCGGCACCAAAGAGTTGCTGCGCCGCATTGTCAACCCGCCCATGCGCGTCAAAGATGTCGAAGTGTTACCCTTTATGCAGAAAGTATTTGAACTGATCGGTATGGCAACGGTTGCTACCAGTGCAGTAGAAGCCCGGCAGTATGGCTTCCTGACCGATGCAGATCGCATTGTACTGAACCGCGAGCATCTGCTGACCGAAGCCAAGAAAGAAGTGCTGCACATGGTCGATATTGGCTACCATGCACCGGCGCGCGAGAAAATCTACGCCGCTGGGCGCGATTTACTGGCTGCCTTGCGGGCTGGAGTCCATATGTTTGCGCAGGGCGGTTTTATCACCGAATATGAGGCCGTTATCGGCGAGAAGATGATCTTCGCCATGACCGGCGGTGAACTCAGCCAGGCAGCCTGGGTCGATGAGCAATATATTCTCGACCTGGAGCGCGAGGCATTTCTCTCTCTATGTGGAGAGGAGAAGACTCAGGCGCGCATGTGGAATTTGCTGCAAACCGGTAAAGTATTGAG
This region includes:
- a CDS encoding 3-hydroxyacyl-CoA dehydrogenase/enoyl-CoA hydratase family protein, producing MTYKVNRAVVIGSGTMGAALAAHLANAGVPVTLLDIVPRELTEAEKAKGLTLENPAVRNRIVNAGLQAAVKSRPASFFAKDLAEMVATGNLEDDFDVIAEADWVIEAIIENLKIKQDLMARIDAIRAEHCIISTNTSGIPVADIAAGRSEGFRQHFLGTHFFNPPRYLKLLEIIPTAETSPEVVRFISHFGEYRLGKGIVPCKDTPNFIANRLGFGSGAFTLDYVLEHGYTIPEVDAITGPPMGRPKTATFRLIDLVGVDVWEHVGTNLAAAIPHDAHALKYLNSDKANNLIHNMVEKGRLGNKTKQGFFKVVKKAGGKEFWSLNLETLEYELPEGKPRFDSIGAAKGKETLAEKLEVLLAADDRAGQLVQAMTYQGLAYASERVPEVADTPKPIDDAMRWGFGHQAGPFETWDMIGVAKASAAMKTAGFAPAPWVAEMLAKGFETFYQYEGDQKVGAYNPGLAAYEKIIRTPGLILLNEQKDAGKIVAQNPGATLVDIGDGVACVEFQTKMNTIDDDLLKMMNEAMDRAEAGEFEGLVISSDHDRAFCAGANLFGVVMAAQNGMWDQLEGIVKMLQDTMMRVRYCPKPVVVAPFGLTLGGGGEITMHGSRVVAAAELYIGQVELGAGVIPAGGGTKELLRRIVNPPMRVKDVEVLPFMQKVFELIGMATVATSAVEARQYGFLTDADRIVLNREHLLTEAKKEVLHMVDIGYHAPAREKIYAAGRDLLAALRAGVHMFAQGGFITEYEAVIGEKMIFAMTGGELSQAAWVDEQYILDLEREAFLSLCGEEKTQARMWNLLQTGKVLRN